A section of the Jaculus jaculus isolate mJacJac1 chromosome 6, mJacJac1.mat.Y.cur, whole genome shotgun sequence genome encodes:
- the LOC101602547 gene encoding olfactory receptor 6C3-like, with amino-acid sequence MRNHTVPTEFILLGLSDDPELQIVIFLFLFITYILSVTGNLTIITLTLVDSHLQTPMYFFLRNFSVLEITFTTVCIPRFLGTIISRDKTISYNDCTAQLFFFISIGVIEFYLLTAMSYDRYVAICKPLHYTTIMNKRVCILLVFSAWLAGFLNIFPLVILFLQLDYCGSNIIDHFTCDYYPLLQLSCSDTWLLEVIGFYSAIVILLFTLALIILSYMFIIRTILKLPSASQRKKAFSTCFSHMIVISISYGSCIFMYANPSAKERASLTKGVAILNTSVAPMMNPFIYTLRNQQVKQAFKDTMQKVMLFSGK; translated from the coding sequence ATGAGAAACCACACCGTGCCCACAGAGTTCATTCTCTTGGGACTCTCAGATGACCCAGAGCTGCAGATTGtgatcttcctctttctgtttatCACATACATATTAAGTGTCACTGGAAATTTGACCATCATCACGCTCACCTTGGTAGACTCCCATCTACAGacccccatgtacttcttcctcaggAACTTCTCAGTTCTAGAAATAACCTTTACAACTGTCTGCATCCCTAGGTTTCTAGGCACAATTATTTCCAGAGACAAAACTATTTCCTACAATGACTGTACAGCTCAGTTGTTTTTCTTCATCTCAATTGGTGTAATCGAATTTTACCTTCTAACAGCCATGTCCTATGACCGCTACGTGGCCATCTGTAAACCCCTGCATTACACAACCATCATGAACAAGAGAGTCTGCATATTGCTAGTCTTTtctgcctggctggctggcttcttAAATATCTTCCCACTGgtcattctttttcttcagttAGATTACTGTGGATCTAATATCATTGATCACTTTACCTGTGACTACTACCCCCTACTGCAGTTATCCTGCTCAGACACGTGGCTCCTGGAAGTGATTGGGTTTTACTCTGCAATAGTGATACTTCTGTTCACTTTAGCATTAATAATTCTCTCCTACATGTTCATCATTAGGACTATTTTGAAACTCCCTTCAGCCAGTCAGAGAAAGAAGGCATTTTCCACATGCTTCTCTCACATGATTGTCATCTCTATCTCCTATGGAAGCTGTATTTTCATGTATGCTAATCCTTCTGCAAAGGAAAGAGCATCATTGACCAAAGGAGTCGCTATTCTCAATACTTCTGTTGCTCCTATGATGAACCCATTTATATACACCCTGAGGAACCAGCAGGTGAAGCAAGCCTTCAAAGATACTATGCAAAAGGTTATGCTTTTCTCTGGTAAATGA
- the LOC101602842 gene encoding olfactory receptor 6C3-like — translation MRNHTMPTEFILLGLSDDPELQIVIFLFLFITYILSVTGNLTIITLTLVDSHLQTPMYFFLRNFSVLEITFTTVCIPRFLGTIISRDKTISYNACTAQLFFFIFMGITEFYLLTAMSYDRYVAICKPLHYTTIMNKRVCLLLVSSAWLVGFLNIFPPVILFLQLDYCGSNIIDHFACDYFPLLQLSCSDTWLLEVIGFYSAIVILLFTLALIILSYMFIIRTILKLPSASQRKKAFSTCSSHMIVISISYGSCIFMYANPSAKERASLTKGVAILNTSVAPMMNPFIYTLRNQQVKQAFKDTIEKVIFSSGK, via the coding sequence ATGAGAAACCACACAATGCCAACAGAGTTCATTCTCTTGGGACTCTCAGATGACCCAGAGCTGCAGATTGtgatcttcctctttctgtttatCACATACATATTAAGTGTCACTGGAAATTTGACCATCATCACTCTCACCTTGGTAGACTCCCATCTACAGacccccatgtacttcttcctcaggAACTTCTCAGTTCTAGAAATAACCTTTACAACTGTCTGCATCCCTAGGTTTCTAGGCACAATTATATCCAGAGACAAAACTATTTCCTACAATGCTTGCACAGCTCAGTTGTTTTTCTTCATCTTCATGGGCATAACTGAATTTTACCTTCTAACAGCCATGTCCTATGACCGCTACGTGGCCATCTGCAAACCCCTGCATTACACAACCATCATGAACAAGAGAGTCTGCCTGTTGCTAGTCTCCTCGGCCTGGCTCGTGGGATTCTTAAACATCTTCCCACCCgtcattctttttcttcaattAGATTACTGTGGATCTAATATCATTGATCACTTTGCCTGTGACTATTTCCCCCTACTGCAGTTATCCTGCTCAGACACGTGGCTCCTGGAAGTGATTGGGTTTTACTCTGCAATAGTGATACTTCTGTTCACTTTAGCATTAATAATTCTCTCCTACATGTTCATCATTAGGACTATTTTGAAACTCCCTTCAGCCAGTCAGAGAAAGAAGGCATTTTCCACATGCTCCTCTCACATGATTGTCATCTCTATCTCCTATGGAAGCTGTATTTTCATGTATGCTAATCCTTCTGCAAAGGAAAGGGCATCATTGACCAAAGGAGTCGCTATTCTCAATACTTCTGTTGCTCCTATGATGAACCCATTTATATACACCCTGAGGAACCAGCAGGTGAAGCAAGCCTTTAAGGATACCATCGAAAAGGTTATTTTTTCCTCTGGTAAATGA